In Phyllostomus discolor isolate MPI-MPIP mPhyDis1 chromosome 3, mPhyDis1.pri.v3, whole genome shotgun sequence, a single genomic region encodes these proteins:
- the CD180 gene encoding CD180 antigen isoform X2 codes for MAPPVSHFLLVVLFSASCKAIISLDQMCMEKEANKTYNCENLGLREIPDTLPNTTGFLEFGFNFLPTVQNTTFSRLIDLIFLDLTRCQINWIHEDTFQSHHQLNTLVLTGNPLIFMAETSLDGPRSLKHLFLIQTGISNLEFIPEQNLKNLESLYLGSNHISSIKFPENFATQNLKVLDFQNNAIHYLTGKDVSTLEATNLSLNLDGNDIRGIEPGAFRSKVFQSLRFGGTLDLSVILRGLQNSTTQSLWLGTYEDTDKQDLTTATFEGLCEISVESINLQQHHFSLLSSTMFRCFTQLQELDLTAAHLRELPSGIQGMNSLKKLVLNVNHFEELCQINAASFPSLTDLDIKGNLNKLSLGAGCLEKLENLQRLDLSHSDIEASDCCNLPLKSLHHLQYLNLSYNMPIGLQSQAFRECPKLEVLDLAFTHLSVSAPQSPFQNLSLLQTLNLSHCLLDTSNQHLLEGLLDLRQLNLQGNHFQDNSISKTNLLQTVSSLEVLILSFCELLSIDQQAFHSLGKMSHVDLSHNNLTENSISALSHLKGTYLNLAANSIHIIPPDLLPILSQQSTINLSHNPLDCTCSNVHFLTWYKENLQKLEDLEETVCANPPNLRGVKLSEVSLSCGITAVGIFFLVVFLFLFIILLIFSAKFFLRWKYQHI; via the exons ATGGCGCCCCCTGTCAGCCACTTCCTGCTGGTGGTGCTGTTTTCTGCCAGCTGTAAAGCCATCATCTCCTTGGATCAGATGTGCATGGAG AAAGAAGCCAACAAAACATACAACTGTGAAAATTTAGGTCTCAGAGAAATTCCTGACACTCTACCAAACACAACAGGATTTTTGGAATTTGGCTTTAATTTCTTGCCTACAGTTCAAAATACAACTTTCAGCAGACTCATAGATCTTATCTTTTTGGATTTAACCAG GTGCCAGATTAACTGGATACACGAAGACACTTTTCAAAGCCATCATCAGTTGAACACGCTGGTGCTGACTGGAAACCCCCTGATATTCATGGCAGAAACGTCACTCGATGGACCCAGGTCACTGAAGCATCTCTTCTTAATCCAAACAGGAATATCTAATCTGGAGTTTATCCCAGAGCAAAATCTGAAAAACTTGGAAAGTCTGTATCTTGGAAGCAACCACATTTCCTCCATTAAGTTCCCAGAAAACTTCGCAACACAGAATCTGAAGGTTCTGGATTTTCAGAATAACGCTATACACTACCTCACTGGGAAAGACGTGAGCACCCTGGAGGCCACCAACCTGAGCCTTAATTTGGATGGCAATGACATTAGGGGCATTGAGCCGGGGGCTTTCCGTTCAAAAGTCTTCCAAAGTTTGAGATTTGGAGGGACTCTCGACTTGTCTGTCATATTAAGAGGTCTACAGAACTCGACTACTCAGTCTCTCTGGCTGGGGACATATGAGGACACCGACAAGCAAGACCTTACTACAGCCACGTTTGAGGGACTTTGTGAAATATCTGTTGAGAGCATTAACCTGCAGCAGCaccatttctctctcttgtcGTCTACCATGTTCCGGTGCTTCACGCAACTCCAGGAATTAGATCTGACGGCAGCTCACTTGAGAGAGTTACCCTCCGGGATTCAGGGTATGAACTCTCTTAAGAAATTAGTTCTCAATGTAAATCATTTTGAGGAGTTGTGTCAAATCAATGCTGCCAGTTTCCCTTCCCTTACCGACCTCGATATCAAAGGCAACCTGAATAAACTTAGCCTCGGTGCTGGATGTTTGGAAAAACTAGAAAATCTTCAGAGACTTGATTTAAGCCACAGTGATATAGAGGCTTCTGACTGCTGTAATCTGCCACTCAAAAGCCTGCACCACTTGCAGTACCTAAACCTCAGCTACAATATGCCCATTGGTCTCCAGAGTCAGGCATTCAGAGAGTGTCCTAAGTTAGAAGTCCTGGATTTGGCATTCACCCACTTGAGTGTCAGTGCCCCACAAAGCCCCTTCCAAAACCTCTCCCTCCTGCAGACTCTGAATCTCTCTCACTGCCTCCTTGATACTAGCAATCAGCACCTTCTGGAAGGCCTGCTGGATCTCCGGCAACTGAATTTACAGGGAAATCACTTTCAAGATAACAGCATCTCAAAGACCAATCTACTTCAGACTGTAAGCAGCTTGGAGGTTCTGATTTTATCCTTCTGTGAGCTCCTCTCTATAGACCAGCAAGCATTCCACAGCCTTGGGAAAATGAGTCACGTAGACTTAAGCCACAACAACCTGACAGAAAATAGCATCAGTGCTCTTAGCCATCTTAAGGGGACCTACCTCAACCTGGCTGCCAACAGCATTCACATTATCCCACCGGATCTCCTCCCCATCTTGTCCCAGCAGAGCACCATTAATTTAAGTCACAATCCCCTTGACTGCACCTGTTCGAATGTTCATTTCTTGACATGGTACAAAGAAAACCTGCAAAAACTGGAGGACTTGGAGGAGACAGTGTGTGCAAATCCCCCGAATTTAAGGGGAGTTAAGCTTTCTGAGGTCAGTCTATCCTGCGGGATTACGGCCgtgggcattttttttcttgtagtatttttattcttgttcatcATTCTGCTCATTTTTTCAGCTAAATTCTTCCTTAGGTGGAAATACCAGCACATTTAG
- the CD180 gene encoding CD180 antigen isoform X1 yields MNNLMHKSCRVFASIYLVKTPRSGIAAQNITYIYRFVGQMTKSVINLHCFSHQKEANKTYNCENLGLREIPDTLPNTTGFLEFGFNFLPTVQNTTFSRLIDLIFLDLTRCQINWIHEDTFQSHHQLNTLVLTGNPLIFMAETSLDGPRSLKHLFLIQTGISNLEFIPEQNLKNLESLYLGSNHISSIKFPENFATQNLKVLDFQNNAIHYLTGKDVSTLEATNLSLNLDGNDIRGIEPGAFRSKVFQSLRFGGTLDLSVILRGLQNSTTQSLWLGTYEDTDKQDLTTATFEGLCEISVESINLQQHHFSLLSSTMFRCFTQLQELDLTAAHLRELPSGIQGMNSLKKLVLNVNHFEELCQINAASFPSLTDLDIKGNLNKLSLGAGCLEKLENLQRLDLSHSDIEASDCCNLPLKSLHHLQYLNLSYNMPIGLQSQAFRECPKLEVLDLAFTHLSVSAPQSPFQNLSLLQTLNLSHCLLDTSNQHLLEGLLDLRQLNLQGNHFQDNSISKTNLLQTVSSLEVLILSFCELLSIDQQAFHSLGKMSHVDLSHNNLTENSISALSHLKGTYLNLAANSIHIIPPDLLPILSQQSTINLSHNPLDCTCSNVHFLTWYKENLQKLEDLEETVCANPPNLRGVKLSEVSLSCGITAVGIFFLVVFLFLFIILLIFSAKFFLRWKYQHI; encoded by the exons atgaatAATCTTATGCACAAGTCATGTCGTGTTTTTGCAAGTATATATTTAGTAAAGactcctagaagtgggattgctgctcaaaatataacatatatatatagatttgtTGGTCAAATGACAAAGTCTGTTATTAATTTACATTGTTTCTCTCATCAGAAAGAAGCCAACAAAACATACAACTGTGAAAATTTAGGTCTCAGAGAAATTCCTGACACTCTACCAAACACAACAGGATTTTTGGAATTTGGCTTTAATTTCTTGCCTACAGTTCAAAATACAACTTTCAGCAGACTCATAGATCTTATCTTTTTGGATTTAACCAG GTGCCAGATTAACTGGATACACGAAGACACTTTTCAAAGCCATCATCAGTTGAACACGCTGGTGCTGACTGGAAACCCCCTGATATTCATGGCAGAAACGTCACTCGATGGACCCAGGTCACTGAAGCATCTCTTCTTAATCCAAACAGGAATATCTAATCTGGAGTTTATCCCAGAGCAAAATCTGAAAAACTTGGAAAGTCTGTATCTTGGAAGCAACCACATTTCCTCCATTAAGTTCCCAGAAAACTTCGCAACACAGAATCTGAAGGTTCTGGATTTTCAGAATAACGCTATACACTACCTCACTGGGAAAGACGTGAGCACCCTGGAGGCCACCAACCTGAGCCTTAATTTGGATGGCAATGACATTAGGGGCATTGAGCCGGGGGCTTTCCGTTCAAAAGTCTTCCAAAGTTTGAGATTTGGAGGGACTCTCGACTTGTCTGTCATATTAAGAGGTCTACAGAACTCGACTACTCAGTCTCTCTGGCTGGGGACATATGAGGACACCGACAAGCAAGACCTTACTACAGCCACGTTTGAGGGACTTTGTGAAATATCTGTTGAGAGCATTAACCTGCAGCAGCaccatttctctctcttgtcGTCTACCATGTTCCGGTGCTTCACGCAACTCCAGGAATTAGATCTGACGGCAGCTCACTTGAGAGAGTTACCCTCCGGGATTCAGGGTATGAACTCTCTTAAGAAATTAGTTCTCAATGTAAATCATTTTGAGGAGTTGTGTCAAATCAATGCTGCCAGTTTCCCTTCCCTTACCGACCTCGATATCAAAGGCAACCTGAATAAACTTAGCCTCGGTGCTGGATGTTTGGAAAAACTAGAAAATCTTCAGAGACTTGATTTAAGCCACAGTGATATAGAGGCTTCTGACTGCTGTAATCTGCCACTCAAAAGCCTGCACCACTTGCAGTACCTAAACCTCAGCTACAATATGCCCATTGGTCTCCAGAGTCAGGCATTCAGAGAGTGTCCTAAGTTAGAAGTCCTGGATTTGGCATTCACCCACTTGAGTGTCAGTGCCCCACAAAGCCCCTTCCAAAACCTCTCCCTCCTGCAGACTCTGAATCTCTCTCACTGCCTCCTTGATACTAGCAATCAGCACCTTCTGGAAGGCCTGCTGGATCTCCGGCAACTGAATTTACAGGGAAATCACTTTCAAGATAACAGCATCTCAAAGACCAATCTACTTCAGACTGTAAGCAGCTTGGAGGTTCTGATTTTATCCTTCTGTGAGCTCCTCTCTATAGACCAGCAAGCATTCCACAGCCTTGGGAAAATGAGTCACGTAGACTTAAGCCACAACAACCTGACAGAAAATAGCATCAGTGCTCTTAGCCATCTTAAGGGGACCTACCTCAACCTGGCTGCCAACAGCATTCACATTATCCCACCGGATCTCCTCCCCATCTTGTCCCAGCAGAGCACCATTAATTTAAGTCACAATCCCCTTGACTGCACCTGTTCGAATGTTCATTTCTTGACATGGTACAAAGAAAACCTGCAAAAACTGGAGGACTTGGAGGAGACAGTGTGTGCAAATCCCCCGAATTTAAGGGGAGTTAAGCTTTCTGAGGTCAGTCTATCCTGCGGGATTACGGCCgtgggcattttttttcttgtagtatttttattcttgttcatcATTCTGCTCATTTTTTCAGCTAAATTCTTCCTTAGGTGGAAATACCAGCACATTTAG